A single window of Hemicordylus capensis ecotype Gifberg chromosome 15, rHemCap1.1.pri, whole genome shotgun sequence DNA harbors:
- the CCDC63 gene encoding coiled-coil domain-containing protein 63 gives MKSLGNMATVVHSLRRRGSHSRSENSDYTEKEKEIMAEIELRKLQQQFRIMVEGRKSFGLKTQQHLFHQEKQIHALKQEHDEINLLLSLTKSPRNIFMDDRNCSELKFLLQTKDEYDSLIRATRALIGELDDKILEMEKKIKKQKVLVIKLRQEYDGKWLQRQIQLLDNRLNHVTVYFDTILITNAKLREEIENLQCQKSVFDNIYARLHKKLEQQKKTMDVSIEQSTQAYEQRVEALARISAMKERRCKDIAQFNIEFRELERIYNHETKLKAFMLIKLVDRSEYEEEAKKEEAAKARKRAKTKGESFESYEVAYMRLLKLTENGDIDQLVEDFIAKEEKNFAYFSYVTELNNDMERLQKRTEEIQNEISQLKSQQKTAEDIIHGKLKGLEEKLQKTTEDANMYEYKLKESSKILDQLKSAVDFLFKQIGCDATKIMEHLGETGEITDQNFMQYFSIVEKKSNDLLLIESFLRYKELEGELDSVPLLNPFLGGSAFLKKLNTVRITPPPVTMDPFADTLEPLEGPLDHTTLRNMILENQEKEKPRTSSEKILLSSSREKRKLT, from the exons ATGAAGAGCCTGGGAAACATGGCTACCGTCGTTCATTCCTTG CGCCGGAGAGGATCCCACTCCAGGAGCGAGAATTCAGATTACacggagaaggagaaagagattaTGGCAGAGATCGAGTTAAGGAAACTGCAGCAGCAGTTTCGGATCATGGTGGAAGGCCGGAAATCTTTTGGGTTAAAAACTCAACAGCATTTGTTCCACCAGGA AAAACAAATCCATGCCTTGAAACAGGAACACGATGAGATTAATTTACTCCTGAGTCTCACAAAGTCGCCCCGGAACATTTTCATGGATGACCGCAACTGCTCGGAGCTTAAATTCCTTCTGCAGACCAAAGATGAGTACGATTCTCTCATCCGAGCCACCAGAGCCTTGATTGGCGAACTTGATGACAAG atactagaaatggaaaaaaagattaaaaagcaaaaagtGCTGGTGATAAAACTGAGGCAGGAGTACGACGGAAAATGGCTGCAGAGGCAGATTCAGTTGCTGGATAACCGTCTCAATCAC gtGACAGTCTATTTTGACACTATCTTGATCACAAATGCTAAGCTCCGTGAAGAGATTGAGAACTTGCAGTGCCAGAAGTCTGTCTTTGATAACATCTATGCCAGGCTGCATAAGAAACTGGAGCAGCAAAAGAAGACGATGGATGTGTCCATTGAGCAGTCAACACAGGCCTATGAGCAAAG GGTGGAGGCCCTTGCCAGGATCTCTGCCATGAAGGAACGGCGTTGCAAAGACATTGCACAGTTCAACATCGAATTCAGGGAGCTGGAGCGGATCTATAACCACGAGACCAAACTGAAGGCCTTTATGTTAATCAAACTGGTGGATCGCTCGGAATATGAGGAGGAAGCCAAAAAGGAAGAAG CTGCAAAGGCAAGGAAGCGTGCCAAGACCAAAGGGGAGAGCTTTGAGAGCTATGAGGTGGCCTATATGCGTCTGCTGAAGCTGACAGAGAATGGCGACATTGACCAGCTGGTGGAGGACTTCATTGCGAAAGAAGAGAAGAATTTTGCCTACTTCAGCTATGTCACTGAACTGAACAACGACATGGAGAGACTGCAGAAGAGGACGGAAGAGATCCAG AATGAAATCAGTCAGCTGAAATCCCAGCAGAAGACAGCTGAAGACATCATTCATGGCAAGCTGAAGGGACTCGag gaaaagctgcagaagaccACTGAAGATGCCAACATGTACGAGTACAAGTTGAAAGAGAGCAGCAAGATCCTGGACCAGCTGAAATCAGCAGTGGACTTCCTGTTCAAGCAAATAGGCTGTGATGCCACTAAGATCATGGAGCACCTGGGCGAGACGGGGGAGATCACAGACCAGAACTTCATGCAGTATTTCA GTATTGTAGAGAAGAAGAGCAATGACCTTCTGTTGATTGAATCCTTCTTGCGCTACAAGGAATTGGAGGGGGAGCTTGACAGTGTACCCCTCTTGAACCCATTTTTGGGTGGTTCTGCCTTCCTTAAGAAGCTGAACACCGTTAGAATAACCCCGCCGCCTGTCACCATGGATCCCTTTGCAGACACTTTAGAACCCT TGGAGGGGCCTCTGGACCACACCACCTTACGCAACATGATCCTCGAGAACCAGGAGAAGGAAAAACCCAGGACCTCATCCGAGAAAATTTTACTATCTTCTAGTAGAGAGAAGAGGAAATTAACATAG